ACCGGCGACCGATGGGAGTGAATTGTGCGACTTCCTCCAGGCATTTTTTAATGGATGGTTTGAAGCAACGAGACCTGACGACTGTCGGAAAAGACGCAGTGTGATGTGGAAGGTTCTCGGGTTGAAAAGTGAAAGTATCACATTTGCTGTCGGCCCGAACGAATCACTCACCCATGATGGCGCTATGTCTGTACTTTCCGCTGTGAAGGGGGATTTTATTGTGTGCCAAAGAAGCTTTTTTGCCCCTGGAGGGAACTATATTAGTCACCAAGCGCTCTGGTGGCTCTTTCGTGTCATCAGAATTATTCAGAAccacataaaacaaaataaagtaATAATTGAGCCATAAAATTTGACGCAACAAACATTAAATGGAGAGCTTAAACACACTCTCAAAGCCTACGCAcgaaggagggaagggaaaagaaaTCGCTTACTAATCCGCTCCAGCTCCCCCGTGTTGTAACTATGGGAACAATGGAGTAAGCGCAAAGCTTTTGGAATTACGCAACTGCCGGCAAGCGTTGCTCACGCTGCAACACAACCGGTCCGCTCTTATGCGGCTACAGTGGGGAGCAGTGCAGATGGGACGAAAGCACTTGAACTTTTCATGTACtgcgtgcttttttttcgttgcttaTTTGATGgttaatttcccttttttcttctctcatcCTCTTCCTACAGCAAACACTAATCTCATCATGCCAGTGCCGGAGCTCCAGAAACCCGCGCCCGCATTCAGCGGTACCGCCGTCGTGAACGGTGAGTTCAAGGAAATCCGCCTGTCGGACTACCTCGGCAAGTACGTGGTGCTGTTCTTCTACCCGCTCGACTTCACCTTCGTCTGCCCGACGGAGATCGTCGCCTTCTCCGACCGGGTGGACGAGTTCCGCGAGAAGAAGTGCGAGGTGATCGCCTGCTCGACGGACAGCCACTTCACCCACCTGGCGTGGATCAACACGCCCCGCAAGCAGGGTGGGCTGGGCGAGCTGAAGATCCCGCTGCTGGCGGACAAGTCGATGAAGATCGCGCGCGACTACGGCGTGCTGCAGGAGGAGTCGGGCGTCCCGTT
This genomic interval from Anopheles merus strain MAF chromosome 3L, AmerM5.1, whole genome shotgun sequence contains the following:
- the LOC121598321 gene encoding peroxiredoxin 1-like — translated: MPVPELQKPAPAFSGTAVVNGEFKEIRLSDYLGKYVVLFFYPLDFTFVCPTEIVAFSDRVDEFREKKCEVIACSTDSHFTHLAWINTPRKQGGLGELKIPLLADKSMKIARDYGVLQEESGVPFRGLFIIDDKGNLRQVTVNDLPVGRSVDETLRLVEAFRYTDEFGEVCPANWKPGSKTMVADPHKSKDYFNAVN